A single genomic interval of Sulfoacidibacillus ferrooxidans harbors:
- a CDS encoding penicillin-binding transpeptidase domain-containing protein translates to MRHPIRTKSLQVGFIVLAGVVLFRIWHIQTADQFLKVRAQSQWEAQDSVQPMRGSIYDANNGILAYDAPSYDMDIDLQAIQSQSQTKRSELAQGLAQLTGAPVSTMTSELDQPNTIWLRMYPYLVHVPLSTKESVLHLFSQLGMSNDVHPYKTYERIYPDGTFASEVIGFTDQHGHGAAGVELQYNKYLAGVPGISTFTQDTFGDPVPFDPITVKPVQNGDNVYLTINSVIQHYAEQALAVVQQRFSPAHAAIIVADPTTGAILAMATIPNYNPNYFWKYPSSTLDTNWAISDPFEPGSTFKTVTLTGALATHSIQLNQTYMSGVDVVDGVPIHDWDVYGWGRLTYLQAMIYSSNVGFIHIGQAEGVQNFYHYLNLFGMTRKTGIDLPGEGNPIIFPEANLNPVDFATMTFGQGLAVTPIQQVAAVGAIANGGNLLTPYVVQKVVSPTGQVVYDHHIQVVDHVASASVMQQVTNAMVQVVNEDPQGNVGELPGYTIAGKTGTAQIPKPTGGYYKNLYNLSFIGFVPAHHPQLEIYVTVSEAHNTGQWGDWVATPAARYVLQKSLAYLDIPPHTSSTTTVTHQSPYITTPNVVGLPVQTAITILERAGFQAHEIGASGRVVRQWPAKQFKAAPGSNAWVLTPSNQIAGKVQVPNLTGMLMTEAMHVCSLLGIQIIPNGAGYALSQNVTPGQYIPVGSTLTVTFGPTP, encoded by the coding sequence ATGAGGCATCCTATTCGGACAAAATCTTTACAAGTTGGTTTTATCGTGCTAGCAGGGGTCGTTTTGTTTCGGATTTGGCACATCCAAACTGCAGATCAATTTCTTAAAGTTCGCGCACAATCACAATGGGAGGCACAAGACAGTGTCCAACCTATGCGCGGCTCAATTTATGATGCAAATAATGGAATTTTGGCGTATGACGCACCATCTTACGATATGGATATTGATCTCCAAGCGATTCAATCTCAAAGTCAAACGAAACGATCTGAACTTGCACAAGGTCTTGCACAATTGACAGGTGCACCAGTTTCCACCATGACATCTGAACTAGATCAACCAAATACGATTTGGTTACGCATGTATCCCTATCTTGTTCATGTACCTCTATCTACAAAAGAGTCTGTGCTACACTTGTTTTCACAACTTGGCATGTCAAACGATGTACACCCGTATAAAACGTATGAGCGAATATACCCAGATGGTACATTTGCCTCAGAAGTCATCGGATTTACAGATCAACATGGACATGGTGCCGCTGGAGTAGAATTACAATACAACAAGTACTTAGCTGGCGTACCTGGCATTTCAACGTTCACTCAAGATACTTTTGGTGATCCTGTTCCTTTTGATCCGATAACCGTTAAACCTGTCCAAAATGGCGATAATGTTTATTTAACGATTAACTCTGTCATTCAGCACTACGCAGAACAAGCACTTGCTGTCGTTCAACAGCGTTTTTCTCCGGCACACGCAGCTATTATTGTCGCTGACCCAACTACGGGTGCCATTCTGGCGATGGCTACGATTCCTAATTACAATCCAAACTACTTTTGGAAATACCCAAGTTCAACTCTCGATACAAACTGGGCGATTTCCGATCCATTTGAACCAGGAAGTACGTTTAAGACAGTTACTTTGACTGGTGCACTTGCGACACACAGTATACAGCTCAATCAAACGTATATGTCAGGGGTAGATGTAGTCGATGGCGTACCTATTCACGATTGGGACGTATACGGTTGGGGTCGTTTGACGTATCTACAGGCCATGATTTACTCGAGTAATGTTGGATTCATTCATATTGGACAAGCTGAAGGTGTACAAAATTTTTATCATTATCTCAATCTTTTTGGCATGACCCGTAAAACAGGGATTGACCTTCCAGGAGAGGGTAATCCAATCATTTTCCCTGAGGCCAATTTAAATCCAGTTGATTTTGCTACCATGACATTTGGGCAAGGCTTAGCGGTCACCCCCATCCAGCAAGTAGCGGCTGTAGGTGCAATTGCAAATGGTGGTAATTTATTGACTCCTTATGTCGTACAAAAAGTAGTCAGTCCAACTGGTCAAGTGGTATACGATCACCACATACAAGTCGTCGATCATGTCGCTTCCGCATCTGTCATGCAACAAGTGACAAATGCCATGGTGCAAGTAGTCAATGAAGATCCGCAAGGAAATGTCGGCGAACTACCAGGTTACACGATTGCAGGTAAAACAGGTACTGCACAGATTCCAAAACCTACGGGTGGATATTATAAAAATTTATATAACTTATCCTTTATCGGATTTGTTCCAGCACACCACCCACAACTTGAAATTTATGTGACTGTTAGTGAGGCGCACAACACAGGTCAGTGGGGAGATTGGGTAGCGACTCCTGCAGCACGCTATGTCTTACAAAAATCTCTTGCTTACTTGGACATTCCACCGCACACTTCATCAACTACAACTGTAACTCATCAATCACCATATATAACAACGCCAAATGTCGTAGGCTTACCTGTACAGACAGCTATCACCATATTGGAGCGAGCAGGTTTTCAAGCACATGAGATTGGGGCAAGTGGACGAGTCGTTCGCCAGTGGCCTGCAAAACAATTCAAGGCAGCTCCTGGATCCAATGCATGGGTATTAACACCATCTAATCAAATTGCAGGAAAAGTTCAAGTGCCTAATCTTACAGGTATGCTCATGACCGAGGCGATGCACGTATGCTCCCTTCTTGGCATTCAAATCATCCCAAATGGTGCGGGTTATGCGCTCTCG